One part of the Candidatus Kouleothrix ribensis genome encodes these proteins:
- the ftsZ gene encoding cell division protein FtsZ: protein MSTLHIPSLAIDSPATIKVVGVGGGGSNAVDRMIMEGMQGVEFITVNTDAQALASSRASHRIQIGTALTRGLGSGGNPVIGQKSAEENTEELYQALKGADMLFVTAGMGGGTGTGAAPVVAGIGQDLKMLTVGVVTRPFNFEGSYRRKMGEQGIEQLRPLVDTLIVVPNDRLLQTANRHTSMVEAFRMADGVLRQAVQGISDIITQRGIINVDFADVRAIMTQQGSSLMSIGHGTGDNRVVDAVTEAVTSPLLEVSIDGAKGVLLNVIGSEDLGLLEVYDAAEIVARSVDPEAQIMFGAVVDPHFPPGQVRVTLIATGLDASRTAPQRARNFISTATRAPSVPSVVAPAPEPAPRAPAAESVAATAPVSLLPRRSVAADDLDVPAILRRHAVAAGAEA from the coding sequence ATGTCAACCTTGCACATCCCCTCACTCGCGATCGACAGCCCGGCCACGATCAAGGTGGTTGGCGTCGGCGGCGGCGGCTCGAACGCAGTCGACCGCATGATCATGGAAGGCATGCAGGGCGTCGAGTTCATCACCGTCAACACCGACGCGCAGGCGCTGGCCAGCTCGCGGGCCTCGCACCGCATCCAGATCGGCACCGCGCTTACGCGCGGCCTGGGCTCGGGCGGCAACCCGGTGATCGGCCAGAAATCGGCTGAGGAAAATACCGAGGAGCTATACCAGGCGCTCAAGGGCGCCGACATGCTGTTCGTCACCGCCGGCATGGGCGGCGGCACCGGCACCGGCGCCGCGCCGGTGGTGGCCGGGATCGGCCAGGATCTGAAGATGCTCACGGTGGGCGTTGTGACGCGGCCGTTTAACTTCGAGGGCAGCTACCGGCGCAAGATGGGCGAGCAGGGCATCGAGCAGCTGCGCCCGCTGGTCGATACGCTGATCGTCGTACCGAACGACCGGCTGCTGCAGACCGCCAACCGCCACACCTCGATGGTCGAGGCCTTCCGCATGGCCGATGGCGTGCTGCGCCAGGCCGTGCAGGGCATCTCCGACATCATCACCCAGCGCGGGATCATTAATGTCGACTTCGCCGACGTGCGTGCGATCATGACCCAGCAAGGCTCGTCGCTAATGTCGATCGGCCATGGCACCGGCGACAATCGCGTGGTCGACGCCGTGACCGAGGCAGTCACTTCGCCGCTGCTCGAGGTTTCGATCGACGGCGCCAAGGGTGTGCTGTTGAATGTGATCGGCAGCGAAGACCTGGGGCTGCTCGAGGTGTACGACGCCGCCGAGATCGTGGCGCGCTCGGTCGATCCCGAGGCGCAGATCATGTTCGGCGCGGTGGTCGACCCGCACTTCCCGCCCGGACAGGTGCGCGTCACGCTGATCGCCACCGGCCTAGATGCCAGCCGCACCGCGCCGCAGCGCGCGCGCAACTTCATCAGCACCGCGACACGCGCGCCGAGTGTGCCGAGTGTTGTGGCCCCCGCACCCGAGCCGGCCCCGCGCGCGCCGGCCGCCGAAAGTGTCGCGGCGACCGCGCCGGTGAGCCTGCTGCCACGCCGGTCGGTCGCCGCCGATGACCTTGATGTTCCTGCGATTCTGCGCCGCCACGCGGTGGCAGCCGGTGCCGAAGCCTAA
- the ftsW gene encoding putative lipid II flippase FtsW yields the protein MSVSRPNLRRAGIAQLRTQAPVRSTNVLGDPLLAAVLVGMVPFGLLMVGSASFVDAITTHGGQAWYYAQRQLVGCVFGAGIFAFGLRTPYRIWHRSALGLMLVVLGLLALVLVLPITITQVNGARSWFRFGTFSFQPAELAKFAIIVYFARWLSRRAGQVADAGAGLVPYALMMGIMCGLVMLQPDLGTTTVLVLIGGIMYIAAGARLLHIALALVISSTAFWAMVRLAPYRADRIAAWLDPFSHYDGAGYQPVHALSALARGGIFGVGLGQSREKFLWLPQAHTDTILAIIGEEFGFLGTLAVILCFAIIAWRGIRIALRAPDSFGRLLAVGITAWLVGQAIINMSVVVGLIPFTGLTLPFISYGSSSIMTCLLAGGVLLNIARASDSPHASADTRSE from the coding sequence ATGAGTGTATCGCGCCCTAACCTGCGGCGTGCGGGCATCGCGCAGCTGCGTACGCAAGCGCCGGTGCGCAGCACCAATGTGCTGGGCGACCCACTGCTGGCAGCGGTGCTGGTTGGCATGGTACCGTTCGGCCTGCTGATGGTCGGCAGCGCCTCGTTTGTCGACGCGATCACCACGCACGGTGGCCAGGCCTGGTACTACGCCCAGCGCCAGCTGGTGGGCTGCGTATTCGGCGCAGGCATCTTCGCGTTCGGCCTGCGCACACCCTACCGGATCTGGCATCGCAGCGCGCTCGGGCTCATGCTGGTGGTGCTGGGGCTGCTGGCGCTGGTGCTGGTGCTGCCGATCACGATCACCCAGGTGAACGGCGCGCGCAGCTGGTTCCGCTTCGGCACATTCAGCTTCCAGCCGGCCGAGCTGGCCAAGTTCGCGATCATCGTCTACTTCGCGCGCTGGCTCTCGCGGCGGGCCGGGCAGGTAGCCGATGCCGGCGCGGGGCTGGTGCCATACGCGCTGATGATGGGGATTATGTGCGGCCTGGTGATGCTCCAGCCCGACCTGGGCACCACCACGGTGCTGGTGCTGATCGGTGGGATCATGTATATCGCGGCGGGCGCGCGCCTGCTGCACATCGCCCTGGCGCTGGTGATCTCGAGCACGGCCTTCTGGGCTATGGTGCGCCTGGCACCCTACCGCGCCGACCGGATCGCGGCGTGGCTCGACCCGTTCAGCCACTATGATGGGGCCGGCTACCAGCCGGTGCATGCGCTCTCGGCGCTGGCACGCGGCGGGATATTTGGGGTCGGGCTGGGCCAGAGCCGCGAGAAATTCCTGTGGCTGCCGCAGGCACACACCGACACGATCCTGGCGATCATCGGCGAGGAGTTCGGCTTCCTGGGCACGCTGGCGGTGATCCTGTGCTTTGCGATCATCGCGTGGCGCGGCATCCGCATCGCCCTCCGCGCGCCCGACAGCTTCGGCCGGCTGCTGGCGGTCGGCATCACCGCGTGGCTGGTCGGCCAGGCGATCATCAATATGTCGGTCGTCGTCGGCCTGATTCCATTCACAGGGCTTACGCTACCGTTCATCAGCTATGGCAGCTCGTCGATCATGACCTGCCTGCTGGCCGGCGGGGTGCTGCTCAATATCGCGCGAGCAAGCGACAGCCCGCACGCCAGCGCCGACACCCGCAGCGAGTGA
- a CDS encoding FtsQ-type POTRA domain-containing protein, which yields MSELEAPPTPSSAPPLRGRSTDHRGDDGSSVRPRWRRRAWRWLASGRGAAAVALLGVIGLLAWAAHSPRFLVHRVTISGNRLVDTSTLTTIAAVEGQPIWAVDPAQVAARLQAHPYISDSTVTLRLPDQVQIDVHEPRQAISWQSGAQRFAIAPDGRLSPLDASIPISATSIIQDWRSTPAGANDRVPPAVVALAQALIVRLPAETGLTLQMLGWDLVHGLVAQTSDGRVLLWGDGSSFNRQLQVAAALNQQHIEYRVLDLRGRIAAYRLEGDPSLPLPSTSTPPAREP from the coding sequence ATGTCCGAACTTGAAGCACCACCCACGCCCAGCTCCGCACCTCCATTACGTGGCCGATCGACCGATCATCGTGGCGATGATGGCTCTTCGGTGCGCCCGCGCTGGCGCCGCCGGGCCTGGAGGTGGCTGGCCAGTGGCCGGGGCGCCGCAGCGGTTGCGCTGCTGGGCGTGATCGGCCTGCTGGCCTGGGCGGCGCACAGCCCGCGCTTCCTGGTGCATCGCGTGACGATCAGCGGCAACCGCCTGGTCGATACGTCGACACTGACCACGATCGCGGCGGTCGAAGGCCAGCCGATCTGGGCGGTCGACCCGGCCCAGGTGGCGGCGCGGCTGCAGGCCCACCCCTATATCAGCGACTCAACCGTGACGCTCAGGCTGCCCGACCAGGTGCAGATCGACGTACACGAGCCGCGCCAGGCGATCAGCTGGCAGAGCGGGGCGCAGCGCTTCGCGATTGCGCCCGATGGCCGCCTCTCGCCGCTGGATGCCAGCATCCCGATTAGCGCAACGTCAATCATCCAGGACTGGCGGAGCACGCCGGCCGGCGCCAACGACCGCGTTCCGCCGGCGGTGGTCGCGCTGGCACAGGCACTGATTGTGCGCCTGCCGGCCGAGACCGGGCTGACGCTACAGATGCTCGGCTGGGATCTTGTGCATGGGCTCGTCGCACAAACCAGCGACGGGCGCGTGTTGCTCTGGGGCGACGGCTCCAGCTTCAATCGCCAGCTGCAGGTCGCTGCAGCGCTGAACCAGCAGCACATCGAATATCGGGTGCTCGACCTGCGCGGGCGCATCGCCGCCTATCGTCTGGAAGGCGATCCATCGCTTCCACTACCATCAACATCCACACCACCAGCGAGGGAACCATGA
- the ftsA gene encoding cell division protein FtsA has protein sequence MKDRIIVGLDIGSSRICTTVGQVATDGSIAWIASASAQARGIDRGRLVNIEEAASAVIESVRAAERLSGYRIATAFVSISGTHLRAQNNVGVVAVGRSSPTITLTDIDRAIESAQAVTLPPRNEIVHVIPRVYTVDQQRGIHDPLGMTGFRLEVEAHLVSGDTAAITNLIRGVQRAGLEIDELVAAPVAACASALSAEERAHGVLLIDLGAGTTSIAVVTQGQIAHCAVLPIGSMHITNDIAMVLQVPAREAELLKCRYGRTLVEASVPEAEAPIDEPGLPAVSRSVLNQIITARTEEIADMAASELRNSASRGQVTAGVVLSGGGAQLPGMAEMLRETLCMPVRVAEPAPADILCTPSEAQPSAVSLGLVQWGAEHGPANHAHTMREPSGLALNNHYDRIKSWLRTFVA, from the coding sequence ATGAAAGATCGCATCATTGTTGGGCTCGACATCGGATCATCGCGCATCTGCACAACTGTCGGCCAGGTTGCTACTGATGGATCGATTGCCTGGATCGCATCGGCCAGCGCACAGGCGCGCGGCATCGACCGCGGGCGGCTTGTGAACATCGAAGAGGCCGCCAGCGCCGTGATCGAGAGCGTGCGCGCGGCCGAGCGCCTGAGCGGCTATCGGATCGCCACCGCGTTTGTCAGCATCTCGGGCACACACCTGCGTGCGCAGAACAACGTCGGGGTCGTGGCAGTTGGGCGCAGCAGCCCCACCATCACACTCACCGACATCGACCGCGCGATCGAGTCGGCCCAGGCCGTGACGCTGCCGCCGCGCAACGAGATCGTCCATGTCATCCCGCGGGTCTACACAGTCGACCAGCAGCGTGGCATCCACGACCCGCTGGGCATGACCGGGTTTCGCCTCGAGGTCGAGGCCCACCTGGTGAGCGGCGACACCGCAGCGATCACCAACCTGATCCGCGGCGTGCAGCGCGCCGGGCTCGAGATCGACGAGCTCGTGGCGGCGCCGGTGGCGGCCTGTGCCAGTGCGCTGAGCGCAGAAGAGCGCGCGCACGGCGTGCTGCTGATCGATCTCGGCGCCGGCACCACTAGCATCGCGGTGGTCACGCAGGGCCAGATCGCCCACTGCGCAGTGCTGCCGATCGGCAGCATGCACATCACCAACGACATCGCGATGGTGCTGCAGGTACCCGCGCGCGAGGCCGAGCTGCTGAAGTGCCGCTATGGCCGCACGCTCGTCGAGGCGAGCGTACCCGAGGCCGAGGCGCCGATCGACGAGCCAGGGCTACCGGCGGTAAGCCGCAGCGTGCTGAACCAGATCATCACCGCGCGCACCGAAGAGATCGCCGACATGGCCGCCAGCGAGCTGCGCAATAGCGCCAGCCGCGGCCAGGTGACCGCCGGGGTCGTGCTGAGCGGCGGCGGCGCGCAGCTGCCAGGCATGGCCGAGATGCTGCGCGAGACGCTGTGCATGCCCGTACGCGTGGCCGAGCCTGCACCGGCCGATATTCTGTGTACGCCATCCGAAGCCCAGCCCAGCGCGGTGAGCCTGGGGCTAGTGCAGTGGGGCGCCGAGCACGGCCCGGCTAATCACGCCCATACGATGCGCGAGCCGAGCGGGCTGGCGCTGAACAACCACTACGATCGGATCAAAAGCTGGCTGCGGACATTTGTAGCCTAA
- a CDS encoding penicillin-binding protein 2, which translates to MTQRFRAAAPAQSQPSFWRMLMILLAMLLGLGSILIRLGDVQVIKRSALATRADRPVMRTLTVQARRGTITDLRGLPLAIDVDRQSLYVVPELIEAERRPQVAAQLAGLLNRSIDQIVPALSDTSVRWRLVARGLLPAAAQQVAALDEPALRLLYEPQRVYPQGALAAHVLGGVNLNGDGLGGIESSYDTLLRGTTGIITAEVDALNQPIPLQPIHEQLGHDGADLVLTIDAGLQTMVETTLRGAVEKHHAESGIAIVLNVRDGGIRAMATFPAYDPNHYADAPPERYSQNPAIARLYEPGSTFKLVTTAAGLQSGAFSTSTTVPDPGAIERDGWTLRNWNGAGHGAITPGQMLYYSSNIGAVHLNDLTGPDAFYTMVTAFGFGRPLGVDLAGEAGGIAYQPGDAEWNSLRFATNAYGQGIAVTPLQIAQMAAIVGNDGVPVVPHVVASICRERTCLPQAPAVQPRVIAPTVAEAIRTMLIASANHYVNAEAPDSNWLVPGYAVGAKTGTASIPSADGTYEDNATIGSVVGLVPADQPRYALLVVIIRPQGDIYGLQSALPTFRTIAAHLVRTSDVAPDPAKAGPDQAIGAVPQ; encoded by the coding sequence ATGACTCAACGTTTTCGCGCGGCTGCGCCGGCCCAGAGCCAGCCCTCGTTCTGGCGCATGCTGATGATCCTTCTGGCGATGCTGCTGGGGCTCGGCAGCATCCTGATCCGGCTTGGCGACGTGCAGGTGATCAAGCGCAGCGCGCTGGCCACGCGTGCCGACCGGCCGGTGATGCGCACGCTGACGGTGCAGGCGCGCCGCGGCACGATCACCGATCTGCGCGGGCTGCCGCTGGCGATCGATGTCGACCGCCAGAGCCTGTATGTGGTGCCCGAGCTGATCGAGGCCGAGCGCCGCCCGCAGGTGGCCGCGCAGCTGGCCGGGCTGCTGAATCGCTCGATCGACCAGATCGTGCCGGCGCTGAGCGACACCAGTGTGCGCTGGCGCCTGGTGGCGCGCGGGCTGCTGCCGGCGGCTGCCCAGCAAGTGGCGGCGCTCGATGAGCCGGCGCTGCGGCTGCTGTATGAACCACAGCGCGTGTACCCACAGGGCGCACTCGCCGCGCATGTGCTGGGCGGGGTCAACCTGAATGGCGACGGCCTGGGCGGGATCGAGTCGTCGTACGATACGCTGCTGCGCGGCACAACCGGCATTATCACCGCCGAGGTCGATGCGCTCAACCAGCCCATCCCGCTCCAGCCCATCCACGAGCAGCTGGGCCACGACGGCGCCGACCTGGTGCTGACGATCGACGCCGGGCTGCAGACCATGGTTGAAACCACGCTGCGCGGTGCGGTCGAAAAACACCACGCCGAGTCTGGCATCGCGATTGTGCTGAATGTGCGCGACGGCGGCATCCGCGCCATGGCCACCTTTCCAGCCTACGACCCGAATCACTATGCCGACGCACCGCCCGAGCGCTACTCGCAGAACCCGGCAATCGCCCGGCTGTACGAGCCAGGCTCGACGTTTAAGCTCGTGACCACGGCGGCCGGCCTGCAGAGTGGCGCGTTCAGCACCAGCACCACCGTACCCGACCCTGGTGCGATCGAGCGTGACGGCTGGACGCTACGCAACTGGAACGGCGCCGGCCATGGCGCGATCACACCCGGACAGATGCTGTACTACTCGAGCAATATCGGCGCGGTACACCTGAACGACCTGACCGGCCCCGACGCGTTCTACACCATGGTTACGGCCTTTGGCTTCGGCCGGCCGCTTGGCGTCGACCTGGCCGGCGAGGCCGGCGGGATCGCCTACCAGCCCGGCGATGCCGAGTGGAATAGCCTGCGCTTCGCCACCAACGCCTACGGCCAGGGCATCGCCGTCACGCCCCTCCAGATTGCGCAGATGGCCGCGATCGTCGGCAACGACGGCGTGCCGGTGGTGCCGCACGTGGTCGCGTCGATCTGCCGTGAGCGCACATGCCTGCCGCAGGCCCCGGCCGTCCAGCCGCGGGTGATCGCGCCAACGGTTGCCGAGGCCATCCGCACCATGCTGATCGCCAGCGCTAACCATTATGTAAACGCCGAGGCACCCGACAGCAACTGGCTGGTGCCGGGCTACGCGGTTGGCGCCAAAACCGGCACGGCCTCGATCCCCTCGGCCGACGGCACCTACGAAGACAACGCCACCATCGGGTCGGTGGTTGGGCTGGTGCCGGCCGACCAGCCGCGCTACGCGCTGCTCGTTGTGATCATCCGGCCGCAGGGCGACATATATGGCCTGCAGAGCGCACTACCGACCTTTCGCACGATCGCGGCGCACCTGGTGCGCACCAGCGACGTAGCCCCCGATCCGGCGAAAGCCGGACCCGACCAGGCAATCGGCGCGGTGCCGCAATAA